The Oncorhynchus tshawytscha isolate Ot180627B linkage group LG08, Otsh_v2.0, whole genome shotgun sequence genome window below encodes:
- the fut11 gene encoding alpha-(1,3)-fucosyltransferase 11, whose product MITMSVEGRLGARLVPRLVPCCVWLCLGLLCLLSTLPCSWSQDPLNIGGPVDFGDSVDTDQGAFQPQSALSDMEFSSIASYRGPGNNDSRGNKDLPILLWWSAGLFPHFPGDTERIDCHTSSCLVTRNRKVQLYRRTSSIIFYGTDFRAYEAPLPRPSHQTWALFHEESPMNNYVLSHSPGIRLFNYTATFRRGSDYPLTLQWLPSLGYLLQPVAVSLEQKNHWRRKGLAPIMYMQSHCDVPSDRDRYVQKLMKYMEVDSYGKCLNSKPLPQYLEDTSTATGEDAGFMSFTARYKFHLALENGLCQDYMTEKLWRPLHQGCVPVYRGSSSVADWMPNDLSVILIDDFPSPQDLAKFLKALDENDEEYAKYLQFKNPSHVTNVGLMEALETREWGVNDMSKPNYLNGFECYVCDQENTRLAAERAYRKAPDKSPPPQPKMANNSHMGCPLPSPGFGDRQDLHINDSWVQMWPQDYWQSLDQAEGLESLIRHNESDPALLWHHIQELAMRRARGQA is encoded by the exons ATGATAACG ATGTCTGTGGAGGGGAGGCTGGGGGCCAGGCTGGTGCCCAGGCTGGTGCCctgctgtgtgtggctgtgtctgGGGCTGCTGTGTCTCCTGTCCACCCTGCCCTGTTCCTGGTCCCAGGACCCCCTTAACATTGGGGGCCCCGTGGATTTTGGAGACTCCGTGGATACAGATCAGGGTGCCTTCCAACCGCAGAGTGCGCTGTCTGACATGGAGTTCTCTTCCATTGCCTCCTACCGCGGCCCCGGCAACAATGACTCACGTGGCAACAAGGACCTGCCCATCCTGTTGTGGTGGAGTGCAGGACTCTTCCCTCATTTCCCCGGAGACACAGAACGTATCGACTGTCACACCTCCTCCTGTCTGGTCACACGCAATAGGAAG GTTCAACTGTACAGACGTACCTCCTCTATCATCTTCTATGGGACAGACTTCAGGGCCTATGAGGCTCCTCTTCCCAGACCCTCTCACCAGACCTGGGCCTTATTCCACGAGGAGTCCCCCATGAACAACTACGTCCTGTCCCACAGCCCAGGCATCAGGCTGTTTAACTACACAG CCACGTTCAGGAGAGGCTCAGACTACCCTCTGACCCTGCAGTGGCTGCCCTCCCTGGGATACCTGCTCCAGCCTGTAGCCGTGTCTCTGGAGCAGAAGAACCACTGGAGGAGAAAGGGTCTGGCCCCCATCATGTACAtgcagtcacactgtgacgtcccCTCTGACAGGGACAGATATGTACAGAAACTCATGAAGTACATGGAG GTGGACTCGTATGGGAAATGTCTGAACAGTAAGCCCCTCCCTCAGTACCTGGAGGACACCAGCACGGCCACAGGGGAGGACGCCGGCTTCATGAGCTTCACGGCCCGCTACAAGTTCCACCTGGCCCTGGAGAATGGCCTGTgtcag GACTACATGACAGAGAAGCTATGGCGCCCTCTCCACCAGGGCTGTGTACCAGTCTACCGCGGCTCCTCATCAGTAGCTGACTGGATGCCCAACGACCTCTCTGTCATCCTTATTGATGACTTCCCATCACCTCAGGACCTAGCCAAGTTCCTCAAGGCGTTGGATGAGAACGATGAAGAGTACGCTAAGTATTTACAGTTTAAGAACCCGAGCCATGTTACCAACGTTGGCCTGATGGAGGCACTGGAGACCAGGGAGTGGGGCGTGAACGACATGAGCAAACCCAATTACCTCAACGGCTTTGAGTGCTATGTCTGTGACCAGGAGAATACCAGACTGGCAGCTGAACGGGCCTATAGGAAAGCCCCAGACAAGAGCCCGCCCCCCCAGCCTAAGATGGCCAATAATTCTCATATGGGATGTCCTCTACCCAGCCCGGGGTTCGGCGACCGTCAGGATCTACACATCAATGACAG cTGGGTTCAGATGTGGCCGCAGGACTACTGGCAGAGCTTAGATCAGGCTGAAGGATTGGAGTCTCTCATCAGACATAACGAGTCAGACCCTGCACTGCTCTGGCATCACATCCAGGAGTTGGCTATGAGGAGGGCCAGAGGACAGGCATAA